A section of the Prevotella melaninogenica genome encodes:
- a CDS encoding histidine-type phosphatase: MRRLNSFLLLLILTIICPALAQAQLQRSEAFKGKYKLKEVVILSRHNIRSPLSTNGSALSKMTPHEWTNWSSASSELTLRGGVLETEMGQFFRKWTIETGLFKDNYVPSIDEVNVYANSMQRCIATAQYFSSGFMPVANLRVNHRYVPSKMDPIFFPRLTKSTEAFRTEAMKQINAMGGKEGLVGINKGLKESYDLIAKVLDMKQSEYYKKGEIKDFVNNDTQITLELNQEPGMKGSLKNANSASDAFILQFYEEPDALKAAFGHKLSLDDWTKIAKVKDVYGDVLFTAPIVAVNVAHPLLQYMYDELNDKDRKFTFLCGHDSNIASVDAALGVEEYSLPNSIEKKTPIGSKLVLEKWVDAAGKAYIAVNLVYQSTDQLKQMSLLDMQHTPQIFSLKLKGLNQNTDGLYTFEDVNARFLQAIRAYDDIK; this comes from the coding sequence ATGAGAAGACTTAATTCATTCTTACTCCTTTTAATACTGACAATCATTTGTCCAGCATTAGCACAGGCACAACTTCAGCGTTCTGAGGCATTCAAAGGAAAATACAAACTCAAAGAAGTTGTTATTCTTTCTCGTCACAACATCCGCTCACCACTATCAACCAATGGTTCTGCACTGAGCAAGATGACTCCACACGAGTGGACAAACTGGTCATCAGCTTCCAGCGAACTGACACTCAGAGGTGGTGTACTTGAAACCGAGATGGGACAATTCTTTCGCAAATGGACAATTGAAACAGGATTGTTTAAGGACAACTATGTTCCTTCTATTGATGAGGTAAACGTTTATGCTAACTCTATGCAGCGTTGTATCGCTACTGCACAATACTTCTCAAGTGGTTTTATGCCTGTAGCTAACTTGCGTGTAAACCACCGCTATGTTCCATCTAAGATGGATCCAATCTTCTTCCCTCGTCTCACAAAAAGTACTGAGGCCTTCCGCACTGAGGCTATGAAGCAAATCAATGCTATGGGTGGTAAAGAAGGACTTGTTGGTATCAACAAAGGCTTGAAGGAGAGCTACGACCTCATTGCTAAGGTCTTAGACATGAAGCAGAGCGAGTATTATAAGAAAGGAGAAATAAAAGACTTCGTTAATAACGATACACAGATTACGCTTGAACTCAATCAGGAACCAGGAATGAAGGGTTCATTGAAGAATGCTAACTCAGCTTCTGACGCCTTTATCCTCCAGTTCTATGAGGAGCCTGATGCACTGAAAGCTGCCTTTGGACATAAGCTCTCACTTGATGATTGGACCAAGATTGCAAAGGTTAAAGACGTGTATGGCGATGTGCTTTTCACTGCTCCTATCGTTGCTGTTAACGTGGCTCACCCACTTTTGCAGTATATGTACGATGAGTTGAACGATAAAGATCGTAAGTTCACTTTCCTCTGTGGTCACGACTCAAACATTGCAAGTGTTGATGCTGCCCTTGGTGTTGAGGAGTATTCACTTCCTAACTCTATCGAGAAGAAGACACCTATCGGTTCAAAGCTTGTCTTAGAAAAGTGGGTTGACGCTGCTGGCAAAGCTTATATAGCCGTAAACCTTGTTTACCAGAGTACAGATCAGCTTAAGCAGATGTCCCTACTCGACATGCAACATACACCACAGATATTCTCTTTGAAATTGAAAGGTCTCAATCAGAACACTGACGGTCTTTACACTTTCGAAGATGTCAATGCACGTTTCCTTCAGGCAATTCGTGCATACGATGATATTAAGTAA
- a CDS encoding OprO/OprP family phosphate-selective porin — MKRIILIATCALMTCAGAFAQEDEEPKLVVKPTGRILMDAGIMHSTDETLNDQLNDGAAIPDVRIGVGATYGKWKAKVDIGYARQSLSLKDISLEYNFNKENLIRMGYFVHQFGLQSGTSSSFKISMEEPLANQAFFNSRLIGAMYVHAGEKFHATASVFAENDAMKMSTDKLGNEAWGAMTRLVWRPATERGKIFHIGISGAYESPRYNKNAAISHKSYTLKAPFPTRIANVAAQEATITDATALWKFSPEMNFAVGNLGFEAQYFYVGIKRDNAMPNYSAWGAYSNLRCLLKGQGYTYTMADAGIATPDPGSMELVAAYNYSTLTDKDANIFGGKVNDWSLTFNYYLNKYMIWRVRGSITRATDNAAFNNNTFSILETRLQIKF, encoded by the coding sequence ATGAAAAGAATTATCCTTATTGCTACCTGTGCCTTGATGACTTGTGCAGGGGCCTTTGCTCAGGAAGACGAGGAACCAAAGTTAGTTGTTAAGCCAACTGGTCGAATCCTTATGGATGCTGGTATAATGCACTCAACCGACGAGACACTCAACGACCAGCTTAATGATGGTGCTGCTATTCCTGATGTACGTATTGGCGTAGGTGCAACATACGGTAAGTGGAAAGCAAAGGTTGACATTGGTTATGCTCGTCAGAGTCTTTCACTTAAAGATATTAGTCTCGAATATAACTTCAACAAAGAGAACTTGATTCGTATGGGCTACTTCGTACACCAGTTTGGTTTACAGAGTGGTACATCATCAAGTTTCAAGATTTCAATGGAAGAGCCATTGGCTAACCAGGCTTTCTTTAATAGTCGTCTGATTGGTGCCATGTATGTTCACGCTGGTGAGAAATTCCATGCCACAGCATCTGTATTTGCAGAGAATGATGCGATGAAGATGTCAACTGACAAGCTTGGTAATGAGGCATGGGGTGCAATGACACGATTGGTATGGCGTCCAGCAACCGAGCGTGGAAAGATTTTCCATATTGGTATCAGTGGAGCATACGAGTCACCACGTTACAACAAGAATGCAGCTATCAGCCATAAGTCTTACACATTGAAGGCTCCATTCCCAACACGTATTGCAAATGTTGCAGCACAGGAAGCAACTATCACAGACGCTACAGCACTATGGAAGTTCTCTCCAGAAATGAACTTTGCAGTTGGTAACTTGGGCTTTGAGGCACAGTACTTCTACGTAGGTATCAAGCGTGATAACGCTATGCCAAACTATAGTGCATGGGGTGCATATAGCAATTTACGCTGCCTTCTCAAGGGTCAGGGCTATACCTATACAATGGCTGATGCAGGTATTGCAACTCCAGACCCAGGTTCTATGGAGCTTGTTGCAGCTTACAACTACTCAACCTTAACCGATAAGGACGCTAATATCTTTGGTGGTAAAGTAAACGATTGGTCATTGACTTTCAACTATTACCTCAACAAGTATATGATTTGGCGTGTTCGTGGTTCTATCACCCGCGCAACAGATAACGCTGCATTCAACAACAATACATTCTCTATCCTTGAGACACGTTTGCAGATTAAATTCTAA
- a CDS encoding acid phosphatase — MTKKTLLVGLLAMFSVTTFAQTAAKKIKDVRTQPDLYYLQDGQQASSLELLPAPPQPGSIQFLNDQAQYQWGKMQRNTPRGDQAAADARVGGDGVPNAFSEAFGIKISKETTPEIYKLVLNMREDAGDLATRSAKDHYMRVRPFAFYKEMTCNPEQQEELSTNGSYPSGHTAIGWATALVLSEINVDRQNEILERGYQMGQSRVICGYHWQSDVDAARIISAAVVARLHAEPAFQEQLAKAKKEFAKLKKEGKIAKSTFKTAN, encoded by the coding sequence ATGACAAAGAAAACCTTATTAGTTGGTTTGCTGGCAATGTTCTCAGTAACCACTTTCGCACAGACAGCAGCTAAGAAGATTAAAGACGTACGTACACAACCAGACCTCTATTACCTTCAGGATGGACAGCAGGCAAGTTCACTCGAGCTTCTCCCAGCACCTCCACAGCCAGGTAGTATTCAGTTCCTTAACGACCAAGCACAGTACCAATGGGGTAAGATGCAGCGCAACACACCTCGTGGTGATCAGGCTGCTGCTGATGCACGTGTAGGTGGTGATGGTGTACCTAACGCTTTCTCAGAGGCTTTCGGTATCAAAATTAGCAAAGAGACAACTCCAGAGATTTACAAGCTCGTTTTGAATATGCGTGAGGATGCAGGTGATTTAGCTACACGTAGTGCTAAAGATCATTACATGCGCGTTCGTCCATTTGCATTCTACAAGGAGATGACTTGTAACCCAGAGCAGCAGGAAGAGCTTTCAACCAATGGTTCTTATCCATCAGGTCACACAGCTATCGGTTGGGCTACCGCTCTTGTTCTCTCTGAGATTAACGTTGATCGTCAGAATGAAATCCTTGAACGTGGCTATCAGATGGGCCAGAGTCGTGTTATCTGTGGTTACCACTGGCAGAGCGATGTAGACGCAGCACGTATCATCAGTGCAGCTGTTGTAGCACGTCTCCACGCAGAACCAGCTTTCCAGGAGCAGTTGGCAAAGGCTAAGAAAGAGTTTGCTAAGCTGAAGAAGGAGGGTAAGATTGCGAAGAGTACTTTTAAGACAGCAAACTAA